The Syntrophorhabdaceae bacterium sequence GACGATCGGCATTCTTGCCTTTGTTTGGATATTTATATCTGCTTTTATTGTGGCGTCAAGACTATTATTAAAGGTGCCATTTTGGTATTCTGGGATCCTGATAGGGGTTATGGCCGGTATCCTTGCTCAGCTTTTACACGGGATGGTAGACCCTGGCTTTAGAATACTTATGAATACCTCCATGCTTGTTTATAGCATGCTTGGTTTAATAGGGGCAGTGAGTGTCCTATACAAAACACAACAAAAACAGTTGGCTTGATAAAAGATCAGTAAAGAATTGATTAAACCCCTGCAAGGCTTTAGTAATTTTTTAGCTTTGCAGGGTTTTTTATGATTATATGAAACATATTCAACTTTCAATTATAATAGTAAACTGGAACTCCATTGAATTATTGAAGCCATGTATTCTTTCTCTGTGGGAAAACAACCCTGATTTTGATTTTGAAGTAATAGTGGTAGATAATGCTTCAGAAGACAATTCCATAGAGATATTGAAAAAAGAATTTTCTCAGGTAGAGCTTATAGAAAATAATACCAATATAGGATTTACAAGAGCGAATAACATGGCAATTAATAAGTCTATGGGTAGATATATCCTCCTATTAAATCCCGATACATTGATGATTGAAAAAGATATATTAAAAAACTGGGTTGATTTTATGGAACATCATCCTGATGTAGGGGCAAGTGGCTGTAAATTAATAAACGAAGATGGTAGCCATCAGGTAGGTGACGCAGGTTTTAGACCATCGCTGACTACTGTGTTTAACTTTTCATTTTTTTTATCAAAGATAATGCCATTGAAATGCAAGGGGCTTTTTATAAATTTTGAAAAATATATTGGTCCTGTGGAAGTTGACTGGGTATCCGGTGCAGATTTTTTAATAAGGAGGTCAATACTTGATACAGTAGGCCTTATGAACGAAGATATATTCATGTATGCCGATGATATTGAATGGGGCTGTCGTATCAGAACCAATGGATTTAAAGTTATGTATCTACCTCATTTTAAGATAGTCCACCTGCAAGGAGGCAGCGCTAAAAAACGTAGCGATATTAATCGATTTTCATCATTGTGGCTAAAAAATATAAGGCTCCTTTTCTCATATTATAATAAAAATAAGCATGTTTGGTTATATGACATGATTATCTCTATGGGTTTTTTAATTAGGGCTTTTTTGTATTATTGCTTTTACATTAAATCAAAGAATGAAGATGTCAGGATAAAGGCAATAAAGATGTTTAGTTATTTTAAATTTTCTCTGTCCCATATGATGGGTTAAGCGGTCTTTCCTGAGGTAATCTTATCAAAGATGGATCTTAAAATCTTATAATTTACTTCAGGTGTATATTCCAGCTCCAATTTTTTTCTGGCATATATACCCATATTTATTATATCTGTAGGATTTTGCGAAAGTGTCCTTATCTTATCGGCAAGATCAAAGGCATCTCCAGCTTTAAAATGAAGTCCGCTCTTTCCATCCTCTACGATTAACGGCATGTTTCCTATATTAGATGCAATTACTGGTTTTCCAAAGGCAAATGCCTCAAGGAGGACTATAGGAAAGTGTTCATACCATTCTGATGGAAAGACCATAAAAAGGGCATTTTTCAGAAGACTATCCTTTTCCTTTCCTTGTTTAAAACCCTCAATGGATATATTTTTTATCCCTTTTTCCTTTATGTATTCCTTTAAAGGTTCTTCCAATGGTCCTGTGCCTACAATACGGAGTTTGTAATCCTTGAGTTTCTCAAAGGCATTTACAAGCGTCCATAGACCCTTCTCAGGAGAAAGACGTCCGAGAAAAATAATATAATCTCCACTGCCATATAACGGCTCTACATGGGTTATATCAAGGTAGTTGGGTTTTATGAATATCCTTTTTTCCTCAATCCCTGCCTCCATAAGTTTCTGTTTGTTGAATTCTGTAGTGCACAAAAAGGCGTCTATCTTTTTAAATATCCCTGCAAGCCTGTTGATAGAGATTGTGGTGGCATAGAGACCACTTAGAAGAAAACTGTTTCTAAAGCACCTGTATCTTATTGCATTCCAGAATGCACCATTTTTGCATCTTTCACATATCCTGTCATTTATATAGAATACACCGTTTGGACAAAGCCATCTGTAATCCTGGACATTCTGCACACAGGGTATTGATTCTTTATAGAGGGTATGAAAGATAGACGGTGATATGAGAGGAAATATATTATGGGTATAAGCTATATGAGGTTTAAAATCCCTCACAATGTCTTTGACCTCATCCCTTGTCTTTTGAGAATAGACGGTTTGTTTAAAAAAGATGATTTTTTCCTTTAAGGTATAGTTATCCGTCTCTTTGTTGTCTTTTGTATAGAAATATATATGCTCTCCTCTGGATTCAAGGAGGTCTTTTTCCCTCAGGGCAATGGAGTCCTCACCGGCAAAAAATTTGTAGAAATTATGGGTTAGGAGTATCCTCATATTGATTGAAAAAACTTTATTTTGTATATAGCATATATATAATGGCAAATAAATCTTTTTTGGAATTCAATGAAATCAGATGTCTATTTTTACATTAAAATGGAAGATATAAATGGCAGATACTGATAATATTAAGATTACTGTAATAATACCCACATACAATAGGGCATCGGTTTTGAAAAGATGCCTTGAGGCCTTATCCCATCAAAGTATCCCATATGATTCATACGAGATAATAGTATCAGACGATGGGTCTACAGATGATACAAAAAAGATTACAGAAGATGCCTTAAAAAGTTTAGGTTCCATGATTCGATATCTCTGGCAACCCAACAAAGGGGCAAATGCAGCAAGGAATAATGCCATATATGCTTCACAGGGAAATATCTTGCTTTTCATAAACGATGACACTATTGCTATACCTACCATGCTTGAAGAGCACTTAAAAACACATGCCCAATATCCAGATGAAAATATTGCCGTCCTCGGAAGGATGACCATATCACCTGAAGTGCCATATTCTATCTTTGCTAAATTACATCTTGATGCGAACTTTGGGCTCTGGGAGGGCAAAAAAGAACTTGACTGGCTTGCCTTCTACACATGCAATGTTTCTGTAAAAAAGTCGTTTTTACTCAAATACGGTCTCTTTGAAGAGGGCATTAGATACCATGAAGACCTTGAGCTATCAGAGCGTCTTTCCCATTATGGGTTAAAGATCATATATAATCCCGATGCCCTGGGCTTTCATTATCATTTTTTAAGAGAGGAAGAATATCTCAATGTGGCAAAAAAGGACGGTATTGCCCTTGCAAAGTGGTATAAAAAATCCCCCCATCTAAAAAAAGAACTTTCCAGGATCGATTTCCAAGAGACGGTCCCCATAGTTAAAAAGATAAAATATTTTATAGGCGATATGCTTATTAATAATGCCACAAGACCTATTATCCTGAAGGTAGCAAGATTTTTTGTAGGTTCATGTGAGGGACTTTCTCTACTTCTTTATAGAAAATTATACCAATCTATAAAAAGACAGAGTGTCCGGGAAGAATTGAAAAAACAAGATGCTTAGCATGAAATCGACATATGGTTAAAGAGGCCAGGATCCATTGGATTGATAATCTAAAGGCCATAGGATTAATATTTATCATCCTTGGCCATTCCCTGGCATATCCTAAATATTTATTGAACTATACCTATTCATTCCATGTCCCTTTGTTCTTTTTTATAGGAGGCATAAACTTCGGTGAAAATAACATAAAAGCAGGCTTTAAGGTATTTTTAGCAAAGATGGCGAAGAGGCTTCTTATACCTTATATTTTTTTTAATTTAATATCTTATTTTTTTTGGTTTTTCAGGACAAAGATAATAGTTGAAAATAGTGATACTGCCTTTTATAAACCCCTGATAGGTATCATCTACGGTATTGGCATCGAGGATTGGCTGATACACAACACACCTTTATGGTTTTTGCCTTGTCTTTTTATCTGTCAGATTTTTTTATTTATACTTTTAAAGACATTTAGAAAAAGTTCTGTTATTTTAATCATGTTAATCATATCAGGTTTAGCAGGTTATCTGTATTCAAGATTTTTCAATTATCGATTACCCTGGGGCATAGACATAGCATTTACAGGGACTGTTTTTCTCGGTTTAGGGTATCTATTAAAAGAAAGATTGGAGAAAATGTTTAATAGAAAATCTCTTGTTTTTTCCATTATTTTTTTGTCTTTGAACATTATATTTGTTATCCTTAATGGAAGGATTGATATGAACTATAATAGATATAACAATATTTTTCTATTTTATGGCGCTGCTTTTTCTGGCATCTTTTTCTGGGCTATTTTTTCCATGAAAATTGGTAGTCCTAATATACTAAAATATATAGGAGAAAATTCTTTATTATTTTTTTCAATGCATATACCCATACTTTTTATAGTTGTTCAGTCATTGATGACATTAGGAATCCCATATACGGTCCAGGAAAAAAATCTCTTGTTTTCTTTTATCCATACTGCAATGACACTTTTGTTTTTAAGCCCTGCAGTGTTTTTTACAAATAGATATCTTAATTTTATTTACGGAGGGGGAAGGTCGTCCAATAAATGACTAATTTTTATTGGAAAAGGAGAAGATGTGTATGTTCAAAAGATGCTTATTTTTTTTATGGATGTTTTTGATCACTGCTTCCATTAGCCATGGGCAGAATTGTTTTGCCAAAAAGGATGGTTTTGGTGTTATACAGCCTTATCTGGTGGAAAAGGTATGTTTTTTATACGAACATTCCCTTAAAATACCTCCTGAATCTGAATTAAAACAAACCATAGGTTCAGAGACCTCCCTTCACCCAGACCCGCTTATGGCAGAGTTTCTCTACCTTATAGTGAATAAGAGGTATGTATCTATAAAGATGGGAACACCTTTGTATAATTGTGGTAATGACCTTGAGATGATCAGAACCGATTTTGAGTTTGCAAAATTGAATGGAGGAATATTTCCAGAGTTTCATTGCAGGGGCATATTATCGCCTTTTGTGCCTGTTAAGCTTAAGGATCAAAATTTCTGTCACTGGGTTGCCCTTGATCTCATCGATTGTGGAAATATACCTGAAGAGTATGATTTTGAGCTGAGATGGAAGAGGTAAATAGAACTCTAATGAGAAAGAAAGTGGACTTATAATTTGGACAAAACAAATCAAATCAAGGCTATTTTTTATTTTTTCGATCTCCTTTCCCCAGGTATAAAACCCCTTAAAGCATACTTTAATTGGTTCAGGGCAAATTATGAGATGAAAAGACAGACAGATATTATAAGGTCAAAACCATTAAAGATAACATTTGATCCCACCAATATGTGTCATTTGAAATGCCCTTTATGTCCCACAGGGCTTGGGATTATAAATTGGGATCCGAAACATGCAAACCTTAAGATGTTTCGTCGCCTCCTTGATGAAGTAGGTGATTATCTATTTTTTATTGATTTTTATAATTGGGGAGAACCACTTTTAAACCCTCGCATAGAAGATTATATTTCCTTGGCAAATAAAATGAAGATATCTACCACTTTGAGCTCCAATCTCAGCATGAATCTCACAGATGAACGGATAGAAAAGATAATAAAGTCTGGGGTGAATCATATCATTGCATCCATTGATGGGGCATCGAAGGAAAGCTACAGCAATTATCGCAGGGGAGGTGATTTTGACCTGGCTATTAACAATCTTAGGAGATTTGTTAATAGGCGAAATGAGCTTGGCTCAAAGACACCATATATAACATGGCAGTATCTCATATTTAGTTTTAATGAACATGAGATCGACAAAGCTCAGGTAATGGCAAGGGATATTAAGGTGGACAGGATTTGGTTTAATAAGGCATATCTTGACGAGAGTTATTATACAATGACAGATGAGGATCGTAGCCTTATACGTAAATGGATCCCCTTGAATCCTGCCTTTACTTTCTATGACCCTGATTTAAGAGATAAGGACAACTCTTTTCCTCTTATAGAGAAAACAGATACAAGACTTAAGCGTTGTGACTGGCTTTATATGAGTTCTACCATCAATGCAGATGGAACAGTGGCACCATGCTGTGGCGTATATAAAAAGGAGGATATATTAGGGTCTATTGGCGAAGAGGGTGAAATATCCTATATGGATGCCATCAATAAT is a genomic window containing:
- a CDS encoding glycosyltransferase family 2 protein, whose product is MKHIQLSIIIVNWNSIELLKPCILSLWENNPDFDFEVIVVDNASEDNSIEILKKEFSQVELIENNTNIGFTRANNMAINKSMGRYILLLNPDTLMIEKDILKNWVDFMEHHPDVGASGCKLINEDGSHQVGDAGFRPSLTTVFNFSFFLSKIMPLKCKGLFINFEKYIGPVEVDWVSGADFLIRRSILDTVGLMNEDIFMYADDIEWGCRIRTNGFKVMYLPHFKIVHLQGGSAKKRSDINRFSSLWLKNIRLLFSYYNKNKHVWLYDMIISMGFLIRAFLYYCFYIKSKNEDVRIKAIKMFSYFKFSLSHMMG
- a CDS encoding glycosyltransferase family 4 protein; its protein translation is MRILLTHNFYKFFAGEDSIALREKDLLESRGEHIYFYTKDNKETDNYTLKEKIIFFKQTVYSQKTRDEVKDIVRDFKPHIAYTHNIFPLISPSIFHTLYKESIPCVQNVQDYRWLCPNGVFYINDRICERCKNGAFWNAIRYRCFRNSFLLSGLYATTISINRLAGIFKKIDAFLCTTEFNKQKLMEAGIEEKRIFIKPNYLDITHVEPLYGSGDYIIFLGRLSPEKGLWTLVNAFEKLKDYKLRIVGTGPLEEPLKEYIKEKGIKNISIEGFKQGKEKDSLLKNALFMVFPSEWYEHFPIVLLEAFAFGKPVIASNIGNMPLIVEDGKSGLHFKAGDAFDLADKIRTLSQNPTDIINMGIYARKKLELEYTPEVNYKILRSIFDKITSGKTA
- a CDS encoding glycosyltransferase family A protein; the protein is MADTDNIKITVIIPTYNRASVLKRCLEALSHQSIPYDSYEIIVSDDGSTDDTKKITEDALKSLGSMIRYLWQPNKGANAARNNAIYASQGNILLFINDDTIAIPTMLEEHLKTHAQYPDENIAVLGRMTISPEVPYSIFAKLHLDANFGLWEGKKELDWLAFYTCNVSVKKSFLLKYGLFEEGIRYHEDLELSERLSHYGLKIIYNPDALGFHYHFLREEEYLNVAKKDGIALAKWYKKSPHLKKELSRIDFQETVPIVKKIKYFIGDMLINNATRPIILKVARFFVGSCEGLSLLLYRKLYQSIKRQSVREELKKQDA
- a CDS encoding acyltransferase family protein; its protein translation is MVKEARIHWIDNLKAIGLIFIILGHSLAYPKYLLNYTYSFHVPLFFFIGGINFGENNIKAGFKVFLAKMAKRLLIPYIFFNLISYFFWFFRTKIIVENSDTAFYKPLIGIIYGIGIEDWLIHNTPLWFLPCLFICQIFLFILLKTFRKSSVILIMLIISGLAGYLYSRFFNYRLPWGIDIAFTGTVFLGLGYLLKERLEKMFNRKSLVFSIIFLSLNIIFVILNGRIDMNYNRYNNIFLFYGAAFSGIFFWAIFSMKIGSPNILKYIGENSLLFFSMHIPILFIVVQSLMTLGIPYTVQEKNLLFSFIHTAMTLLFLSPAVFFTNRYLNFIYGGGRSSNK
- a CDS encoding radical SAM protein, with the protein product MDKTNQIKAIFYFFDLLSPGIKPLKAYFNWFRANYEMKRQTDIIRSKPLKITFDPTNMCHLKCPLCPTGLGIINWDPKHANLKMFRRLLDEVGDYLFFIDFYNWGEPLLNPRIEDYISLANKMKISTTLSSNLSMNLTDERIEKIIKSGVNHIIASIDGASKESYSNYRRGGDFDLAINNLRRFVNRRNELGSKTPYITWQYLIFSFNEHEIDKAQVMARDIKVDRIWFNKAYLDESYYTMTDEDRSLIRKWIPLNPAFTFYDPDLRDKDNSFPLIEKTDTRLKRCDWLYMSSTINADGTVAPCCGVYKKEDILGSIGEEGEISYMDAINNENFKGIRAGFAGRSDFPEGLTCSECSDSVLMSYSKGINRWIVFTTFVKISNLFLKPIRRIFFKNGDIERPGLRVKWPD